GGGCGGATACGGGGCCGGACATGGCGGCGAAACTGCCACAGCGGTCGGCAAGATGCCACCGCCGGCCCAGCAACCTAGAGTTAACAACTTGAAAATAGCTTCGCTCACTGGCAGGACTTGTCCACGGTTCGGGACAAGACATTCAGCTGGCGCGAGCTTGCCTTGCGTCTCGCCGAGGAGTGGAGACGAAAACCGTGTCGCGTCACTTGAAGCTCCTCGTCCCGCCGAGTCGCCGACTGATCCTGCTATCCGGCGTTGGCGCAGTACTCGCTGCCTGCAGCGGCGGTACCGGCGGCCTGCCAGGCTTTGATAGCCAGACGACGCCTCAGGGCGGCAATGCTCAGCCCAGCGGTCCGACCATCGGCACCGGCTCGGTCAAGGTCGGGCTGATCCTGCCGCTGACCGCCGAAGGCTCGGGTGCGACCGTCGGCAACTCGCTCAAGAACGCCGCCGAGATGGCGCTCGCCGAATTCCCCGGAGCCGATCTCACGCTGCTGGTCAAGGATGATCGCGGCACGCCGGATGGCGCGCAGGCCGCGGCGCAGGAAGCCCTCCGCGAGGGCGCCGAGCTGATCATCGGACCGCTGTTTGCACCATCGGTGCAGGCCGTCGGCCAGGTCGCCCGCGGCGCCGGCAAGCCGGTCATGGCCTTCTCTAGCGATAGCAATGTCGCCTCGCGCGGCATCTATCTGCTCTCCTTCCCGCCCGAGAACGACGTCAACCGCGTCATCGCCTACGCTTCGGCGCAGGGGCGCAAATCCTTCGCTGCGCTGGTGCCCGAGACCGCCTATGGCAAGGTCGTCGAAGGCGCGTTCCAGCAGGCCGTGGCCAATCACGCAGCCCGTGTCGTCGTGATCGAGCGCTTCGGCTCCGACCAGAACAGCATGCGCGCCGCCGCGACGCGGCTGGCGCCGGCCCTGCAGCAGGCGGATGCGCTGTTCGTGCCGGGCGACGCGGCGACGATGCCGACGCTCGGACTTCTCCTGCAGCAGGCCGGCTATGACCCGGCCAAGGTCAAGCCGCTCGGCACCGGCGTCTGGAACGACGCCAATGTCGCCCGCGTCCCGGCGATCCAGGGCGGCTGGTTCGCCTCGCCCGACACCGCCGGCTTCAACGCCTTCTCCGGCCGCTACCAGAAGCGCTTCAACAGCGCGCCGACGCGCACCGCGACCCTGTCCTACGACGCGGTTTCGCTGGCGGCGGCGCTCGCCCGGACTCAAGGCAGCCAGCGCTTCTCGGAGAGCGTGCTGACCAACGCCTCCGGCTTCGCCGGAGCCGACGGCGTCTTCCGCTTCCGTCCCGATGGGTTGAACGAGCGCGGTCTTGCCGTGCTCGAACTGCGCAACGGCCAGATCGTCACGGTCAACGCGGCTCCGCGCGATCTCGGCCCGCGGACGAACTGACAACCACCGTCTTTTCGGGGCGCCGCGCAGCGGCGAGCCCGGAACCCATATCCGCATGACGTGCAAAAAAAGGGCGGCATCACTGCCGCCCTTATGGTTTGGCGTGGTGTTCATGGATTCCGGGCTCGGGCCTTTGGCACGCCCCGGAATGACGGGGTAGGCCTCACCCGCCGATGTTGAATGCCGCCAGCGCCGCCATGTTGACGATGTCGGAATCCTTGGCGCCGAGCGGCACGATCTGCACCGGCTTGTCGAGGCCGACCAGCAGCGGCCCGATCACGGTGGCGCCGCCGAGCTCCTGCAGCATCTTGGTCGAGATCGAGGCCGAGTGGAACGCCGGCATGATCAGGACGTTCGCCGGCCCGGTCAGCCGGCAGAACGGATACTGCGCCATCAGATCGCGATTGAGCGCGACGTCGGCGGCCATCTCGCCATCGTATTCGAAGTCGACGCGCTGGCCGTCGAGGATCGTCACGGCGTCGCGCACCTTCTCCGAACGCTCCCCCGCCGGATGGCCGAAGGTCGAGAAGGCGAGCATCGCGACCTTCGGCTCGTAGCCCAGGCGACGCGCGACGCCGGCGGCCTCGATCGCGATCTCCGACAGCTCCTGCGCCGTGGGCATCTCGGTGATCGCGGTGTCGGCGACCAGCACGGTGCGGCCGCGCGTGATCGCGAGCGAGACGCCGATCAGGCGGTGGCCCGGCCGGTCGTCGATGACGCGGCGGACCTCTTCCAGCGCGATCGAGTAGTTGCGGGTGACGCCGGTGACCATCGCATCGGCATCGCCGAGCGCTACCATGGCCGCGGCGAAATGGTTGCGATCCTGGTTGATCAGGCGCTGGCAGTCGCGGAACAGGTAGCCGTGCCGCTGCAGCCGCTCGTAGAGATACTGCGCATAGGCCGAATTGCGGTGCGAGAGCCTGGCGTTCTGGATCTCGATGCCCTTGGCGGCAAGGTCGACGCCGAGGTGCTCTGCCGTCTCGTTGATGCGCTCCTCGCGTCCGACCAGGATCGCCTTGCCGAGCTCCTGGTTGACGAAGGATGCAGCGGCGCGGATGACCTGCTCCTCCTCGCCCTCGGCGAAGACGACGCGCTTGGGGTAGCGCCGGACGCGCTCGAAGATGCGGTTGAGCGCGCCGGTGACCGGGTCGCGCCTTGCCGAGAGCTGCGCCTTGTAGGCGCCGGTGTCGACGATCGGCTTGCCGGCGACGCCCGTATCCATCGCCGCCTTGGCGACCGCCATCGGCACGACATGGATCAGCCGCGGATCGAAAGGCACCGGGATGATGTAGTCCTTGCCATAGCGCGGGCGCGCGCCCTGATAGGCGGCGGCGACCTCGTCGGGGACGTCCTCGCGCGCCAGCGAGGCCAGTGCCTCGGCCGCGGCGATCTTCATCTCCATGTTGATCGTGGTGGCTCGGACATCGAGTGCGCCACGGAAGATGAAGGGGAAGCCGAGCACGTTGTTGACCTGGTTCGGATAGTCCGAACGCCCGGTCGCCATGATCGCGTCGTCACGGATGGCGTGCACCTCTTCCGGCGTGATCTCGGGATCGGGATTGGCCATGGCGAAGATGATCGGGTTCGCCGCCATCGAGGCGACCATCTCAGGCGTCACCGCGCCCTTCTGCGACAGGCCGAAGAAGGCGTCGGCCCCTTCCAGCGCCTGCGCCAGCGTGCGCCGGTCGGTGACCGCCGCATGGGCTGATTTCCACTGGTTCATGCCCTCGGTGCGGCCCTGGTAGATCACGCCCTTGGTGTCGCAGAGGATGACGTTGTCGGGCTTGAAGCCCATCGCCTTGAGCAGTTCGATGCAGGCGATGGCGGCGGCGCCGGCGCCGTTGATGACGAGCTTCGTCGACTTGACGTCGCGCTCCGTCAGGTCGAGCGCGTTGATCAGGCCGGCGGCGGCGATGATCGCGGTGCCATGCTGGTCGTCATGGAAGACCGGGATGTCCATCAGCTCGCGCAGGCGCTGCTCGATGATGAAGCATTCCGGCGCCTTGATGTCCTCGAGGTTGATGCCGCCGAAGGACGGGCCGAGATAGCGCACGGCTTCGATGAACTTGTCGGCGTCCTCGGTGTCGACCTCGAGATCGATCGAATCGACATCGGCGAAACGCTTGAACAGGATCGACTTGCCTTCCATCACTGGCTTGGAGGCGAGCGCGCCCAGATTGCCGAGGCCGAGGATGGCGGTACCGTTCGTGATCACCGCGACGAGATTGGCGCGGGCGGTGTAGTCATAGGCGCGGCTGGGGTCCTCGGCGATGGCCAGGACCGGCACCGCGACACCGGGCGAATAGGCCAGCGACAGGTCACGCTGCGTTGCCATCGGCACGGTTGGAATGATCTCGAGCTTGCCTGGCCGCCCCTGCGAGTGGAAGAGCAGCGCCTCCTGGTCGGTGAAGGTCGGACGGGTGCGCTTGGGCGGCGGGGAGCGATCGTTCATGCGCTTGTTCTTTTTCAAAGGCGTTTCCTCAGGGGAGCCGACCATAGGGTAGCGCCGCTTTCCTCGACAAGGCGCGATTGCGCGACAGCACCTTTCCTGTGGCGGCAGGGATCGGGATGGCGCCGGAAGGGTCAGAGGCCGGCGCGGACGCGAGTCACGAAGTCGCCGACATAGCGATCGAGCTCGACCGCCTGCTCGCTGACGAGGCGTGCCGCCTCGACTACGCGTGTGGCCGCCTCGCCGGTGGCGCGGGCTTCTTCCCCCGCCGCAGCGACATGGTCGGTGACGGTTGCAGCCGAGCCCGCCACGGCCTGGGCATCGAGGGCGATGCCGGAGGCGATCCCACCCTGGCCGGCGACGACCTGGGCAATTGCGCCCGAGGTGGTCTCGATCGTGCCCATCGTGCCTTCGATCTGCCCGACGGCATCGGCTGCGGTGGCCGCGGCGCCGCGGATCTCCTGCAGGGTGGCTGCAATGTTCTGCGTCGCCTGCTGGGTCTGCTCGGCGAGATTCTTGACCTCGCCAGCGACCACCGAGAAGCCGCGCCCGGCCACGCCGGCGCGTGCGGCCTCGATCGTCGCGTTGAGCGCAAGCAGATTGGTGCGCACCGCGATGTCTTCGATGAAGGCGAGCACCGCACCGACCTTGTCGGCGGCGACTGCGAGCCCATGAACGTCGCGGCGCGTCGTGCGGACATGGCCGGCCGCCTGCCGGGCGGTCTCGGCGGCAAAGTCCGTCTGGCGGGTGAGCTCGCGGATCGAGGCGTCGATCCGCTCGGCGGCCTGGGCGACGCTGCCGACCCGTTGCGAGGCGAGCTCGGCCTGCTCGGTCGCTTCCCCGGCCCGGGCCGTGGTCCGGTCGGCGTTCGCCGCCATGCCTTGCGCCGCCTCGTGCATGCCGCGCGCCGAATCGCCGACCCGGCGCAATGCCTTGCCCACTGTCACTTCGAGATTTACGGCCAGCTCCTCGAGCGCCGCGCGGCGCAAGCTTTCAATCTCATCCCGGCGGGTCTCCAATGTCTTCTCGGGCGTGACGTCAAGCAGGATGCCATCCCAGATCGCCGTTCCATCGGGCAGGCGACGCATCGTCGCCTCGCTGCGTAGCCAGACGATGCCGCCATCGGGCGCGGCATAGCGCGCCTCGAAGCGCCAGACATCGTCCAGGGCTGTCAGAGCGGCCCGCGCTGCCTCGAAACGCTGCCGATCCTCCGGCAGCATCTTGCCGAGCCAGGCCTCTGGATCGCGCTCGACCTCCTCCCTGGTTACCCCCAGGAGCTTGTCGATGGCGAAGGATGCGAACTGATAGCGCAATGTGCCATCCGGACTGACGATACGCTGGTAAAGAGTTCCTGGAGCGCGCTGAATGAGCGTACGCAGGCGATAGCCGGTTTCGCGCCGGTCGCGGTCGTTGCTGAGGACGAGCCCGACCAGGATGGTGCCGATCGTGCTGACCACGATCATGATCGGCACGGCCTCGCGCAGGAAGCGTTCCGCCGCAGGCCAGTTCGGCATGAAGACGTTCGAAGCGATGAGACAGCCGGCGCTGATCAGGCTGAGAAGCACGAGGTCGCGCAGCGTCAGCGAGCGCTTCTGCCGGCCGAGCCAGGCGGCATAGATCACGCCGGCAACGGCGTGCAGGACGATTCCGGCGATCCCGGTCGGCATCCCGACGCCACCCAGATTGTAGCGCGCAGCGGCCAGGGGGACAGCAGTCAGCAATGCGGCGAGCGGCCCGCCGATCGGGCCGGCCAGGATCGCGAAGGTGTTGCGCGAATCGACGACCAGCCCCGGCTGGATCACGAAGGGATTTGCCATGCTGCAAAGGGCGCCAGCCGCGAAAAGGGCGCCGACGACGAGCTGGCGCAGCAGCGAGCGCCGGTCGATCCAGGTGGCGGCCGCCGTCAGGATCAAGGCAGCCAGCAGCAGGAAGGACAGGCTCTCGATCAGGTTGATGAACAGCGACATGGCGGGCCCTTGGCCGGGAACGGCGCGATGAGGCTGCTTTAATTTGTTGAAAGCCATCCTAACGGATGGCCTTGCCGGCGCGATTTGCTAGCGTGCGCCCCCCATGCGCCACACCACGCCAACAGACGTTGCGGAAGCGAAGCCCGCCGGATCGGTCGATGCCGGCCGTGTCACGCCGATGATGGCGCAGTACGTCGAGATCAAGGCCAATAATTCGGACTGCCTGCTGTTTTACCGGATGGGCGATTTCTACGAATTGTTCTTCCAGGACGCCGAGATCGCCTCCCGCACGCTCGGCATCGTGCTGACCAAGCGCGGCAAGCATCTCGGCGAGGACATCGCCATGTGCGGCGTCCCGGTCGAGCGCGCCGACGATTATCTGCAGAAGCTGATCGCCGCCGGCCACCGCGTCGCCGTCTGCGAGCAGACCGAGGACCCGGCGGAAGCGAAGAAGCGCGGCGCCAAGTCGGTGGTGAAGCGCGATGTCGTGCGCCTCGTCACCCCCGGTACCATCACCGAGGAACGCCTGCTCGACCCCGGCCGGGCGAGCCTGCTCGTCGCCGTGGCCAGGCGCCGGCTCTCGGACGAGGTCTATGCCTATGGCATCGCCGCGCTCGACATCTCGACCGGCCGCTTCGCCGTGCTCGAAACCGACCAGCGCGGCCTTGCCGTCGAGCTCGCCCGCCTGGAGCCACGCGAGATCGTCTGTCCCGACGCGATCCATGACGATCCCGAGCTGAAGGAATTCTGGCGCGATATCGCGGCGCCCGTGACGCCGCTGGCGCGCGAAGGGCTCGACCCGGCCTCGGGCGAGCGCCGGCTGAAGGAGTTCTTCGGCGTCGCCACGCTCGACGCTTTCGGTGCCTTCAGCCGCGCCGAGATTGCCGCCGCCGCTGCCGCGCTCGCCTATGTCGAGCGCACCCAGCTCGGCGCCCGCCCGCCTCTCTCGCCGCCGGTCCGCGAGGGCCAGAGCGCGACCATGCTGATCGACGCGGCGACACGCGCCAATCTCGAACTGACCCGAACCCTCGCCGGTGAACGCTCGGGCAGCCTGCTCGCCACCATCGACCGCACCGAGACGCCGGGCGGCAGCCGCCTGCTTGCCGAGCGCCTCGCTGGGCCGCTCACCGATCCGATTGCGATCGGCAGGCGGCACGATGCCGTCACGCTCCTGGTCGAGACGTCGTCGCTGCGCGAGGCGCTGCGGCGCGATCTCTCCCGCGTGCCTGACATAGCCCGTGCCCTGGCGCGGCTCTCACTCGACCGCGGCGGCCCGCGCGACCTTGCCGCGCTCGGCGCTGGGCTGGAGGCGGGACGCGGCGTTGCCGCGGCGCTGCTGCGCCAGGGTGATCTGCCCGACGAACTGCGCGAGGCGGCCCTCGCGCTCGGCCGCACCGACCCCGATCTGGCGATCCGCCTCTCCGCCACGCTCGCCGACGAATTACCGCTTTTGAAGCGCGACGGCCGCTTCGTACGCGAGGGCTTCGACGCGGCGCTCGACGAACTCAGGCTGCTCCAGGTCGATTCGCGCAAGGTGATCGCGCAACTGCAGGCTCGCTATGCCAGCGAGACCGAATGCCGGACGCTGCGGATCAAGCACAACTCCATGCTCGGCTATTTCGTCGAGGTGCCGCAGGCGGTCGGCGAGACCTTCCTGAGAGAGCCGTGGCGCGCGGTCTTCGTCCATCGCCAGACCATGTCGGATGCGATGCGCTTCTCCTCGGTCGAGCTCGGCGAGCTCGAGGCCAAGATTGCCTCGGCTGCCGACCGGGCGCTGAAGCTGGAACTCTCGATCTTCGCCGCATTGACCGAGGCCGTGTTGGCGCAAGCCGAGCCGATCAAGGCGGCGGCGCAGGCACTGGCGGTGATCGATGTCGCTGCGGCGCTGGCCGAGCTCGCCGTCGATGGCGGCTGGACGCGCCCCATCATCGATGACGGTGCCGCCTTCACGATCAAGGCCGGCCGCCATCCGGTGGTCGAGGCGGCGCTGAAGCGGCAGGGCCAGCCCTTCGTCGCCAATGACAGCGAGCTGTCCGCCGCCGTACAAGGCCGCGACGGCCGCATCTGCCTGATCACCGGCCCCAACATGGCCGGTAAATCAACCTTCCTGCGCCAGAACGCGCTGATCGCGGTGCTTGCCCAGATGGGTTCCTTCGTGCCGGCGCAGAGTGCCCATATCGGCATTGTCGACCGGCTGTTCTCGCGCGTCGGCGCCGCCGACGATCTGGCGCGGGGCCGCTCGACCTTCATGGTCGAGATGGTCGAGACCGCCGCGATCCTCAACCAGGCCGGACCGCGCGCGCTGGTGATCCTCGACGAGATCGGTCGGGGCACGGCGACCTTCGACGGGCTCTCGATCGCTTGGGCCGCGATCGAGCATCTGCACGAGGCCAATCGCTGCCGCGCCCTGTTCGCGACGCATTATCACGAGCTGACGGCGCTGGCGGAGCGGCTCGACCGCGTTGTCAACGCCACCGTGCGCGTCACCGAATGGAATGGCGAGGTTATTTTCCTGCACGAGGTCGTGCCGGGCGCGGCCGATCGCTCCTACGGTATCCAGGTCGCCAAGCTCGCCGGCCTGCCGCCGGCGGTGGTCGAGCGCGCCCGCGCTATCCTCTCCGAGCTGGAGAAGAGCGAGCGCGAGAAGCCGGTCGCGGCGCTGGTCGACGACCTCCCGCTCTTCGCCGTGCAGATGCGCAAGCCTGCGCCGGCCGCGGCGCCGGTCGCCGGTCCCGATGAATTGCGCGAGGCGCTCGCCACGTTTGATCCTGACGAGATGACGCCGCGCGAGGCGCTGGAGGCGCTCTACAAGCTCAAAAGGTTGAACTGAGGCGGCGCCCTATCCCCTCCGCCGCCGCCACACCGGTCGCAAAGCAGGCCTGCAGCAGATAGCCGCCGGTTGGCGCCTCCCAGTCGAGCATCTCGCCGGCGATGAAGGTGCCGGGCAGGCGCTTCAACATGAAGTCGTCATCGACTTCCTCGGTTCGGATTCCGCCCGCTGTCGAGATCGCGCGGGTGATCGAGGCCATGCCGGTCAATCGCACGGGAGCAGCCTTGATCCGTTGGGCGAGCACATTGGGCTCGGCCGGCAACGGCCCGTCAGTTCCCTCGCGCAGCACGGCTGTCGCCACCGGCGAAAGCCCGGCCGCCTTGCGCAGATGATTGCTGACCGTCTCACCTTGGCGGCGCTTGGCCAGCCGGCTCGCGAGGTCGGCCTCGCTCAGGTCCGGGCGAAGATCGATCGTCAGGGTCGCCTCGCCATCGCTGGCAAGCGCCTCGCGCAACGGACCGGACAAGGCGTAGATCGCTCCGCCCTCGATGCCGCCAGCGTCGATCATCGCCTCGCCGAGGACACGCTGCCCGGCGAAGCTCAGCGCAATCCGCTTCAGCGGCTGCCCCGCGAAGCGCTCGCGCATAAGCGCTGACCAGGCGACCGAGAAGCCGGCATTGGCCGGGCGCAGAGGCGCAATCGCGACGCCCTTCTGTTGCAGCAGCTCGACCCAGGACCCATCCCCGCCAAGCCGCGGCCAGCTCGCTCCACCGAGCGCCAGCAGGGTTGCGCGGGGGTTCACGGTTTCGATCGAGCCATCGCGAAGCGCAAGTCGCAGCGCGCCGCTCTCGTCCCAACCTCTCCAGAGCCGGCCCGCATGCAGTGCCACGCCGAGCCCGTCGAGCCGGGCCAACCAGGCGCGCAGCAGCGGCGAGGCCTTCATCGCCCGGGGGAAGATGCGGCCGCTCGAACCGGTGAAGCTTTCGGCGCCGAGCCCATCGGCCCAGTCGCGTAGCGCCTGTGGCGGGAAGGCGCGGATCGCCGGCTCCAGCCAGGCGCGCGCCGTGCCATAGCGGTCGAGCAGGGCGTCGAGCGGCTCCGAATGCGTCAGGTTGAGTCCGCCGCGGCCGGCGAGCAGGAATTTGCGCGCCGGCGAGGCCATCCGTTCGTAGATCGCGACCCTGTGGCCCGCCCCGGCCAACCGCTCGGCCGCGATCAACCCGGCCGGGCCGGCGCCGATGATGGCGATATCGGGCTCGCTCAATTGCCGAACACGGTGTTGAGCTGGCTGCCGACCATGATGAAGGTGGTGCGCTTCGGCATCTCCTTGAGCCGGACCGCGCCGATATAGGTCATTGCCGAGCGCACGCCGCCCATGATCTCCTGCATCGTGCCCTCGACCGGGCCGCGATAGGGCACCTCGACGGTCTTGCCCTCGGAGGCCCGGTATTTGGCGACGCCGCCGGAATACCGCTTCATCGCCGTGTCGGAGGACATGCCGTAGAAGACCATCGCGACCGGCACCTTCTCGCCGTCATGGGTTTCGTAGCGGATCTCACCCTCGCATTCGTCATGGCCGGCGAGCATGCCGCCCATCATCACGAAATCGGAGCCGCCGCCATAGGCCTTGGCGACGTCGCCGGGCACGGTCAGCCCGCCATCGCCGCAGACCAGGCCTTTCAGTCCGTGGGCGGCGTCGGAGCATTCGATGATCGCCGAGAGCTGCGGATAGCCGACACCGGTCATTTTGCGGGTGGTGCAGACCGAGCCCGGCCCGATGCCGACCTTGACGATATCGGCGCCGGCCAGGATCAGCGCCTCGGTCATGTCGCCGGTGACGACGTTACCGGCCATGATCGCCGCGTTCGGGAAGGCGTCGCGGATCGCCTTGACCGTATCGACGAACTTC
This sequence is a window from Bosea vestrisii. Protein-coding genes within it:
- a CDS encoding penicillin-binding protein activator, translated to MSRHLKLLVPPSRRLILLSGVGAVLAACSGGTGGLPGFDSQTTPQGGNAQPSGPTIGTGSVKVGLILPLTAEGSGATVGNSLKNAAEMALAEFPGADLTLLVKDDRGTPDGAQAAAQEALREGAELIIGPLFAPSVQAVGQVARGAGKPVMAFSSDSNVASRGIYLLSFPPENDVNRVIAYASAQGRKSFAALVPETAYGKVVEGAFQQAVANHAARVVVIERFGSDQNSMRAAATRLAPALQQADALFVPGDAATMPTLGLLLQQAGYDPAKVKPLGTGVWNDANVARVPAIQGGWFASPDTAGFNAFSGRYQKRFNSAPTRTATLSYDAVSLAAALARTQGSQRFSESVLTNASGFAGADGVFRFRPDGLNERGLAVLELRNGQIVTVNAAPRDLGPRTN
- a CDS encoding NADP-dependent malic enzyme; this translates as MNDRSPPPKRTRPTFTDQEALLFHSQGRPGKLEIIPTVPMATQRDLSLAYSPGVAVPVLAIAEDPSRAYDYTARANLVAVITNGTAILGLGNLGALASKPVMEGKSILFKRFADVDSIDLEVDTEDADKFIEAVRYLGPSFGGINLEDIKAPECFIIEQRLRELMDIPVFHDDQHGTAIIAAAGLINALDLTERDVKSTKLVINGAGAAAIACIELLKAMGFKPDNVILCDTKGVIYQGRTEGMNQWKSAHAAVTDRRTLAQALEGADAFFGLSQKGAVTPEMVASMAANPIIFAMANPDPEITPEEVHAIRDDAIMATGRSDYPNQVNNVLGFPFIFRGALDVRATTINMEMKIAAAEALASLAREDVPDEVAAAYQGARPRYGKDYIIPVPFDPRLIHVVPMAVAKAAMDTGVAGKPIVDTGAYKAQLSARRDPVTGALNRIFERVRRYPKRVVFAEGEEEQVIRAAASFVNQELGKAILVGREERINETAEHLGVDLAAKGIEIQNARLSHRNSAYAQYLYERLQRHGYLFRDCQRLINQDRNHFAAAMVALGDADAMVTGVTRNYSIALEEVRRVIDDRPGHRLIGVSLAITRGRTVLVADTAITEMPTAQELSEIAIEAAGVARRLGYEPKVAMLAFSTFGHPAGERSEKVRDAVTILDGQRVDFEYDGEMAADVALNRDLMAQYPFCRLTGPANVLIMPAFHSASISTKMLQELGGATVIGPLLVGLDKPVQIVPLGAKDSDIVNMAALAAFNIGG
- a CDS encoding methyl-accepting chemotaxis protein, with the translated sequence MSLFINLIESLSFLLLAALILTAAATWIDRRSLLRQLVVGALFAAGALCSMANPFVIQPGLVVDSRNTFAILAGPIGGPLAALLTAVPLAAARYNLGGVGMPTGIAGIVLHAVAGVIYAAWLGRQKRSLTLRDLVLLSLISAGCLIASNVFMPNWPAAERFLREAVPIMIVVSTIGTILVGLVLSNDRDRRETGYRLRTLIQRAPGTLYQRIVSPDGTLRYQFASFAIDKLLGVTREEVERDPEAWLGKMLPEDRQRFEAARAALTALDDVWRFEARYAAPDGGIVWLRSEATMRRLPDGTAIWDGILLDVTPEKTLETRRDEIESLRRAALEELAVNLEVTVGKALRRVGDSARGMHEAAQGMAANADRTTARAGEATEQAELASQRVGSVAQAAERIDASIRELTRQTDFAAETARQAAGHVRTTRRDVHGLAVAADKVGAVLAFIEDIAVRTNLLALNATIEAARAGVAGRGFSVVAGEVKNLAEQTQQATQNIAATLQEIRGAAATAADAVGQIEGTMGTIETTSGAIAQVVAGQGGIASGIALDAQAVAGSAATVTDHVAAAGEEARATGEAATRVVEAARLVSEQAVELDRYVGDFVTRVRAGL
- the mutS gene encoding DNA mismatch repair protein MutS codes for the protein MRHTTPTDVAEAKPAGSVDAGRVTPMMAQYVEIKANNSDCLLFYRMGDFYELFFQDAEIASRTLGIVLTKRGKHLGEDIAMCGVPVERADDYLQKLIAAGHRVAVCEQTEDPAEAKKRGAKSVVKRDVVRLVTPGTITEERLLDPGRASLLVAVARRRLSDEVYAYGIAALDISTGRFAVLETDQRGLAVELARLEPREIVCPDAIHDDPELKEFWRDIAAPVTPLAREGLDPASGERRLKEFFGVATLDAFGAFSRAEIAAAAAALAYVERTQLGARPPLSPPVREGQSATMLIDAATRANLELTRTLAGERSGSLLATIDRTETPGGSRLLAERLAGPLTDPIAIGRRHDAVTLLVETSSLREALRRDLSRVPDIARALARLSLDRGGPRDLAALGAGLEAGRGVAAALLRQGDLPDELREAALALGRTDPDLAIRLSATLADELPLLKRDGRFVREGFDAALDELRLLQVDSRKVIAQLQARYASETECRTLRIKHNSMLGYFVEVPQAVGETFLREPWRAVFVHRQTMSDAMRFSSVELGELEAKIASAADRALKLELSIFAALTEAVLAQAEPIKAAAQALAVIDVAAALAELAVDGGWTRPIIDDGAAFTIKAGRHPVVEAALKRQGQPFVANDSELSAAVQGRDGRICLITGPNMAGKSTFLRQNALIAVLAQMGSFVPAQSAHIGIVDRLFSRVGAADDLARGRSTFMVEMVETAAILNQAGPRALVILDEIGRGTATFDGLSIAWAAIEHLHEANRCRALFATHYHELTALAERLDRVVNATVRVTEWNGEVIFLHEVVPGAADRSYGIQVAKLAGLPPAVVERARAILSELEKSEREKPVAALVDDLPLFAVQMRKPAPAAAPVAGPDELREALATFDPDEMTPREALEALYKLKRLN
- a CDS encoding NAD(P)/FAD-dependent oxidoreductase; this encodes MSEPDIAIIGAGPAGLIAAERLAGAGHRVAIYERMASPARKFLLAGRGGLNLTHSEPLDALLDRYGTARAWLEPAIRAFPPQALRDWADGLGAESFTGSSGRIFPRAMKASPLLRAWLARLDGLGVALHAGRLWRGWDESGALRLALRDGSIETVNPRATLLALGGASWPRLGGDGSWVELLQQKGVAIAPLRPANAGFSVAWSALMRERFAGQPLKRIALSFAGQRVLGEAMIDAGGIEGGAIYALSGPLREALASDGEATLTIDLRPDLSEADLASRLAKRRQGETVSNHLRKAAGLSPVATAVLREGTDGPLPAEPNVLAQRIKAAPVRLTGMASITRAISTAGGIRTEEVDDDFMLKRLPGTFIAGEMLDWEAPTGGYLLQACFATGVAAAEGIGRRLSSTF
- a CDS encoding GMP reductase; translation: MRIENDPKLDFRDVLIRPKRSTLGSRAEVDVNRSFRFAHTGREWTGFPLIAANMDVVGTMAMARALLKHGAMVALHKHYDADELIAFFKEPGSANAFYSLGTTDSDHDKLKAVHAKAPIDKICLDVANGYTEKFVDTVKAIRDAFPNAAIMAGNVVTGDMTEALILAGADIVKVGIGPGSVCTTRKMTGVGYPQLSAIIECSDAAHGLKGLVCGDGGLTVPGDVAKAYGGGSDFVMMGGMLAGHDECEGEIRYETHDGEKVPVAMVFYGMSSDTAMKRYSGGVAKYRASEGKTVEVPYRGPVEGTMQEIMGGVRSAMTYIGAVRLKEMPKRTTFIMVGSQLNTVFGN